The following is a genomic window from Chionomys nivalis chromosome 24, mChiNiv1.1, whole genome shotgun sequence.
TAAATGGCTTCTCTAAGGACAGCAGTGGAGCAATGTAAACCTAGTACCCTAGAAGCTCCTTACACATAAATCTAAATATCTAAAATTCTGGATGTGACTTTAATATCCATGGCTCCTTCTCATCAAAATAAGCACAACGAGAATTAGAAAATAACAACATATTTACATTATACTTTCTAGGTTTTTTCCATAACCGAGAAAGCTTTTGGTTGGTTTATTTCTGAGCTGCCTACCCATTCATTAAAGGGCATCATAACCAGCACACTTGTTCCCAATGCTTTGGGCCACAAGGTAATAACTACTACTACTATAAAGGATGGCAACGAGAATGTTCCTAATGACACAGGTACAATGTAAATACTGTTTGACATGTATTTATTCTCCTatgagaaaaattattattactatcacCATTTTATTTCTggggaaaataatataaaaaagcaacTTCCCAAAATTACACAAGTAAAAATTTAGGTTTTTAGCTACCATGCTAAAAGCAAtagaacatatatttttattgtcattaCTATTGACAAGAATAAggtcacttatttatttattattattattatttacacaaAGCCGAAGACATGTGTACAAACTTATAGATTTAACAAATTTCTTCCCAGAAGCTGTTTGCTAGGTGTATCAGAACTAAAAAAGGTCTTTTAAGTATCTGAGAAATAAAACCATGAATAACATTTAGTGTTTTTAGTAATGTATGTCCTTAAAATAACAGCTTTTAAGTCTGGGTATGGAGACACAAACCAGTCATCCCAGCTCCGGGAGGTGGGAACAGGAAGATCAGCACATACCAAGCAGGAAGTCAGTTTTTGAGACCCtgttgttgtgaaatattattttaaaatgtgttgcatttgttcatgctgtggaatatttgtttaatgatgcaaatatgttttgcattctttcatgttacatttgtttaactccctGAAGCTGTGTTACCTTGCCTGTCTACAAcccctgattggtctaataaagagttgaatggctaatagcaaggcagaaaaaaggataggcagggctggcagacagaaagaataaataggaggagaaaatctaggaggagagggcagagaggcaaaggaagaggacatcagctacacagcaagccatggagtaaaaagtaaagaaaggtatacagaaatagagaaagctaAAAGCCCAGAAACAAGAGATAGATAGGATAATTTAATAAAGGatgactagaaataagccaagctaaggctgagcatttgtaagaaagaataagactttgtgtgtatttatttgggagctaagTGGCGGGCCTAAAGACCAAAGAGTAAAAACATCAAGAacaccctatctttaaaaaaaaaagaatcactacatacaaataaacacacacacacacacacacaagataaacgAGAGACTTTCACATGTACTTATTCTAACCTGTCTGAGAAGTTGCGGGCAATGCACTGGGCAGTGCATTTGTTAGGAGACATCCTGAGGGAAGAAGGCCGCTGCCCAGGCTTTTTCCTGCAGGAGTCATGGTGCCAGTGTCACAGCCCAGCACGGAGTTTGAGGCACTCTTCAGAGCCTGGGCTCCACTGCAGGGTAAGGAGCAGAGCATTACACACTAGGAACGCAAATACAGTCTCGCAGTTCTTCAGAttaaaaaactataaaacaaattctgtcttaaaaattaacttcaccaggcactggtggcactcgcctttaatcccagcactcaagaggcaagtggatctctgtgagttctacagAGCTACTACCAGGACACCTAAGACTattacacaaaaaaaccctgtctcaaaaaaccaaaacaataaaaaaaattaattcctaGGGCAAGTGACGTGGCTCAGCAGGCACCTGCCACCGAGCCTGAAGGTGAAGATGGTGGTGGAAAACCAACCAAAACCtgcaagtcatcctctgacctctacatgtgcactGTGGAATATACACCCccaagaaatataataaaattttttttcaaaaaattcaaTTTCTAGGCTAAGTTTCATTTTAGTGTTAAAGTGTGACAAGCCTGGCTTACGTAATGAGCACATCCTTAGACATTTCAGAGTGAGGAGTAAAGCCCTGCCCTAGTGATTCAAAGATAATAACAACAGACAAATGACAAAACCTGGGCAACTGTGAGATACACCTGTGTGTAGGTAATAGTTTGTTACTAAATTATACCATTCACATGAAGCAGCTCCTAACTATATCAAAATACCATCTTTCAGTGTAATGTAAAATTTGTTCTTAATCTCAcaaataaaacagtctttaacATTGTCAACTTACCCAGCAGAGCTCACTACACTGATGGAGTTAAGCCCAGCAGAGTCAGCCATGACCGGGGAGACCGTGCTTCCTGTTGTTATAGATGTTACCATGGTAGAAAGAGGAATGGTTGTCACAGGCATTGCCTGGCTCAGAGCCCTTTGCTGCTGAGCAAACTGAGTGAACAAAGTGGGCTGAGGGGTGAAGCCTGAATCTTGGGGAGATGGGGTGGCTGAAGGGGTACTAGGAGTTGAGTTCTGAGCATCAGGAGGGTGTGGGGCCGATGAAGGGGTTGGTGTAGGAGTAGATGGCTTAGGAGTTCCAGATCCTGctcattgagaaaaataaaaattgctagTTTGTTATAAATGGCCGgtcctttttaaaataaggttaaTGGAATTTTACTTAGCACTGATAAATttgttccaattttttttttttaaagcagtgaaCTGCAAGTGTTAACTCTCTACAAGATCCATGAGTGTTGCTACACTCAATTACAATTAAGGATGCAGTATATCATCTAACACCCCACTCCAGATGCTATCACATAAACAGTGGAAGGACACTTACACTCTACCACAACACCCACTGAAAGTTAGTCTCCTACATGCTGTCTTTTGTCTACAAGATTGAAaagttaatttttgttatttatgatTTCAATAGTTCAAGACTTCCTTAATACTGCTTACTTAGTTTAACTGAGATAAACTGAACATTTTTAGTAAGCTACACAAGGTTATCAGTTATATTTGGCACCAAGATATACATGTTTAATTCCCAATATACCAAGTTTACCCTGACAAATTTACAAAGAGTAAAGCAAGTACTGTGTAGATAATACTGCATCTTTAACAGTAACTGTGTACTTCTGTTTAAATGTAGAATGTATAGAAAAATCTGTCGTGAATGAAGTATGCACAGTttatcaactttaaaaaaataaaaacaaaaaaatgaaaccaaaaaagTAAAGCAAAAGCTCTTGAGGTGTTTCCTTTTTAGCTTTCATGTCctgcagaaagaaaggagagagatgtGAATGTCCAGAAGCTGTCACCCCACCCTGACTTAACACAACTGTGTGCAGCAGATCACCACAATCCACACCCACAACATGAGAAGTATGAATAAGACTTTCagaagatgtatttatttttctttgtgcaaAACAAGAAGGCAGAAAAATTACACCTTTTGAGCTATCAGGATGCAGATGTTAAAACTAGGACCATCCTAGCACTGTGCAGTACACTGACAGCACACATTAGcaaccaagcaaaaaaaaaaaaaaaacaaaaacaaaaacaaaaaagctaaaaaactggaatccccccccccaattagTACCTAATATATTCAGATAGTCATTTGAAAAAATTCTCCCACATTAAACCTAACACTCCTATATTGCCTCTACTTGTGGTTAAAAAGGGTATCCAAAAGTGAAAATTCTACTTTCCTCTGTTCAGATGATCACATTTAGTGACAGCTTGAAAAAGTGTGGAAGTGCATGCTCTCAAATACTACTCTTCAGTTTATTGCGTATAACCTTGGAACCTGCTGGTGTCTTACACATACAAAAGTAGTACCTCCAATAATTCActctcacattttctttttggtaTCAGCCACAGTTTATATAGTAAGAAAAAGATACTAGGGGGCACTGAAAATAATACTCTGCAACCTTATTGCccagtaatttttaaagaagacaaCAAGCTTATAGGCAACAAGCCTGAAAGAAAGGTATACACTGAGTGCACACATAgatacagaaaagcaaatataattacattaaacATGTAATATACACAGCCAACAAGAATTCTACCTGGAGTTTCATGCAACTTATGCATTCTGACTTCACCATTCACAGACTGAATAAAAGCTGCCTTCAAGAAACACTACTGCAAAGCTTTATGAAAATTTTTGCAAGAGTTAAATCATGACTCACTCTGTGAAGAGCTGGCAGGTGACAGGGCGGCAGGAGAAAGCATGCTGACTTGACTGAGCTCCACAGATGATTTTCGAGAGAGACTTGGCTTAGATGACGGAGGAGGAGTTGGAGACTTAAGGAAGCTGCTGGCCTGTTGTGCTGTAAAATAGTTACCTGGAAGAACACAAGTTATTTcctagggctggaaagatggctcagagcactTGCTAAGCAATCTTAAAGACCAAAGTTCAGACCCCGCCACACACCCAAGCCAGCTACCTACAGAAGCAaaggtatatatatacatgaacacacacacaaataaaattaagtcTTTTCCTATATTCATAATTCAAAAATTCTGTGAATTATCAGAGTAAAGTAAGTAACATTTTAGGAGAGAGGTGACTATTAGGTAATATAGTCGAGGATAATACCTGAGGAACTATTTCCTGAGCTTGAGGGAAGTTTGATGGGTGGGGGTCGATGTTTTACTCCCTTCCCCAAAACTGAAGACTGAACAGACACCGTCTCAGGCTGCTGAGGAGTGACATTAAACACAACTGTTAATACTAAAGCTAGTATCATTCTAATTTCCACATGAAAACAAGTTACAACTGCAAAGTACTCAGTATGAgaactgcctcagtttcccatggCATCCACAGACTGTAACATACATGATGATATGATATGAGACTCAGgaaaaaacaaagtgaaagaaAACCTGTCACCCCTGTCTACCTTCCTTTAACAGGAATAACAGCTTATACCTATCACTGAGTACTTTTGAAGCTTTCAACCATAAAGCTGaattattaaaaagttaaaagtaaaagcaACTCCTTTGCCCTTCACATTTCTCAGGCTCCTTGAGAAACAAGGCACAAGGCACCACTGGTGCGAACGtacctctgtctcctctcctggaCTGAGACTGGCTGAACCACTAGAGCTATGTGACATCTTCACTGGGCATTTGGCTTCGTTCTGGACCAACTCCTGGTACTGATTGACTACCCTGAAATATTAGGAAAAAATAGGTAAGGATTACCCAAATTTGTCTTAAAGACAAATCATACAGAAAATAAGTAATGTTATTACTGGAAAATAAGTCCCACCAGACttaatagaaaaatcaaaatgaggcactccaccactgagttaTAAGTGTTCCCTAATTGTCCAACCACAAGTGCTGAGACAAACCGGGGGCCTAAAAATGAATTCTCATCAGTTATGTACCACAGATCTACTGTTCCATAGGAGAAAGGCAATTAGTctggtcaagagttcaaggccagactgagctacatgaggaaatcctgttttaaaaagtgtattttgGGCTATGGAGCtggataaaagtgcttgccaccaagtctgacaaaaACCTGTGTTTACTCCCCTGAAcctacacggtggaaggagaaTCAACTCCTGCACACTGCCCGACTGCACAGTGACAACACAAgttcacacactaaataaatggaaTGAAGAGAAGCGTATTCTAATCTTTCCCATgacaaaataatgtttaaatctTTTCTGCTAATCAAGATAAAGGCATATAAAGGCACCTTTTAAGATCTTACTTCAAATATAGAAATTATAAAGGTAACTATAAATTTAATATCATCCTTAATTACAAtgtaaataaaccaaaaaaacagaaaataaaattttcattccCTTCCCTTAGACTTGGATTATAAAGTTCCCCCTTAAAATCGTCTTTCTCAGATGTCTAAATTTTCTTACCTAAAACAAACTGTACTTTAAACATggtctttattttcttaattcgATGAAAAAACATCCAGGGTATTAAAATACCATGAAAATGGCCTATGAGATTGTAATATTAAGTGATTTAACCCACGACCTAAGAGTACATGAGGTGATGTTCAGACACGTGTAACAGAACCGACATCTGTGACTCCGACACAGAACACCCGACCCACAAAGATGCAGTCACACCCGGTCTGACCAACGAAAGGGGCAAACGCACTTTACCTCTCCGCGTCAGTCTTGGACCCGATGATGAACCTAAAAGGTCACCGAGAAAAAGAAGTATTAGTAAGAATCTCTTAAAACATCTTAGGTTAACCTTTATAAAATCTTTAATACATAGCAATGtatcatttcattaaaaaattaaacttgaGAAATAATGCTCAAGTTTTACATTCATcctaaaataatcattttggCTGATTTGCCTTAGGAGAAATTTAATGTTTAGTTATTATTATACAATCTGGAATAAAATTACCAAATACCACTATACACATTTACAAACACTGTACTACTACAGAAAGACCTGTGGCTTTCCATTCATTTAATTTGACTCTAGAAGTcactcttaaaattattttagacaaGGATGAAAGCTTATTCCCAACTCAAACAAAAATCTTgtctaagctttttttttaattttgacattataacaacatacaaaaacaagtgagtcttattttttaattaccaaTTTGAATGATCATCTGCAGAGGAGctgtaatataaaaatagaaaagcactCAGTCAGGGCAAGCCAAACTTAAGTTCCCCAGCTCTCAGGTTCTGAATATGGAAGGACATGGACGAGCACAGAGCCTCCAGAATAACGGCAGAGATAGCAGTTGTCTCCTGGAAGCAGTTCCCAGAGATGGAAACTGAATTTTCACAAAGGAGGAGCGACTGTGTCATCACACTATTGACATGCTGGCACAATTACAATGGTGGATGTGTCTTTAGTGGTAGAATCTCAGAAATATGCATAATCAAAACAGCTACTAGCTGTTAACTGAGGAACTGTTGCTTTTCTTCTTGCAGACTTTTACCTAGGTATGGGTGAAATAACGCTAAAACCCATCATTCTTCACAAATTTCAAATCAATTTTAGTAAAAGTTTAAACAATAATTTGACATACAACTGACCTTGacaatttttcattttcctgaactcttttccatttttaaaaacagtatgaatgttattaaaaaaaaaaaaacgaactaataataaaagtaacCATACAATCCAAATTACCCCAGCCCtcaagaaacagatacagaggcaagccaatctctgtgagtttgaggccagcctagtttccATAGCATGTTCCAatccagccagggatacacagaccCTGCTCACACTCCCAACCACAGAATCAAAACTAAGTATTAGTATCCTGTACTTAAAATGTACCATTAAGAAAATCAACTACATAAACTgccaacaacaaaaccctaagacTGTCCTTCAGAGTCACCACAAAAACAATTAgctacacttaaaaaaaaatgactatgaATAACTTAGAGAACATAGCAACTGCATTTTGACTTTATTCACATCCACTGTCAAAATATACtgttatataaattaaatatcaaaCCCCTAAAGGAAAATGGTATTTACTAGTTGGCAGTTCCCTGGTAGTTCTAAGTAAGTTCTGGATGCCTCTGTGGGTTACATATACTCAACAGGACTCACTGGGATGGAGACATCTGActgtcattttcttcatctgcttTCCATGGCTGTATTTTACCATAGTAGAGTGGATCACCAAGAGACTGCAAAATggtcagttttgttttctgatactgAGTACCACCTTCACATTCAAATACATAATCGTCTTTTACATcctgaaaaggacagagaaacccaaatAGTATCTTCTCAAGtggcaagaaaataaataagtaagcaagTAAGTAAAACTGACTTATGTCTGGTATATACATGGCACTAAAGAAATATTTAAGGCAATATAAAAACATCAAGTTCATGATGATTACACGTTATTGAGTCATTCACTAGGAAATTGCTAAACATTTCTACAAGCATAATGAAAATCATAGCAAACATTAACTGAATATTGCCACAGCACTTAACAAGTGATATCCCACCCGACTGTCAAACACCACCAACTCATGGCTGGCATGGCCATTTCCACATCATGGGAAAAGAATTGGTCGGGTATAGTGGCAAatgtctttaactccagcacttgggaaacagaggcacgTGGATGTCTTTGAGTTCAAAAATCAGCCTGGACTAcccagtgagctctaggccagcaaGGACTATAAAGTAAGACCCTATATCATAAataatcaacaaacaaacaaatggatgaATGAAAAGGAATTTCACAGCCCAAACCCTCATAGAGAACTACTGTACAGGACCCTTTCTTCACACAGGTCTTTATGCTAAGTGTCCAATGCTGCATCTCATCAAACctgacagacatacacagagcttcacacactacacatacaacTGTAATTTTAACAATGTGAAAATAAAGTCTGAAGGTGGCAATGTTTTTGTCATTGGCCATTCATATAAAACATCCTGTGTCCATAAAACCTTATTACTTTGCCCCCATTATTCCAATTTCTCCCTTTAAGAAATAACTACAACGAAGCCTGGCactggtggtgtacacctttaatcccagcactgagaggaggcaaaggcagcaaAAATGGCAACAAGGGTGAGACCAGCTGATGAATACAgcaaaattccaggccagcctggccacacAGAGAACTATGTCTCAAACAAAGACATCTTTAACAGAACACACTAgtttgaaacaaaagaaaaatgaaaaccaccaacatgcatcaaaaacaaaaatgcaattttgttttcctgtaagacagtctcactatgtatcccaggatGATCTCAAATGCATCCTTTCCCAATAGGAGCGTCCCTAGTTCTGGACTTTTAGTTATGTACTAGGTTTGagacttattttggtttttgagtagCTCCCTATGTACTCCAGGCTGACTTCTAACTTGTAATTatgtttcctgcctctgcctccaagagctGCGGCTATAGGCATGGGTTATCATACCCCACTCATAAAAATTTATTGTTACATTAAAATTGctctgtaaaatgaaaaacacactttaaaaaatatttttcttgccgggcggtggtggcgcacgcctttaatcccagcacttgggaggcagaggcaggtggatctctgtgagttcgagaccagcctggtctacaagagctagttccaggacaggctccaaaaccctgtagttttaaaaagttatacaTTACAAGtaattttctgtttaataaatTCAGAAACcagtttataaacaatattgttAGCGAAATGGTGGGGACACACCTGACACTTGGGCAATAAAGGCAAGAGGGTCAGTATGTTTGAGGTCAGCCGTGGCTGCACTGCAAATTAGGGGCTCATCTGTGCTAcaagagacactgtttcaaaacaaacaaaaaaaataaacaagaaaactgCATTATTAATGAAAAAACTAGCCTAATTACTTACATGGGCCGGCCAGACTGTTGGTTGAGAGTCATCAGATTTGATGGATTTTTCCACTTTAGCATATTTCTCCACCTAAATAATAAAGACATGAAGTAAAATGGAATCAGTATCTGAACAAAGAGAAGAACCTGCAAAATTCAATAAGAACAGAGTGAACATAAGGGTTTTAACTACCAGTATCACCGAACACTTGTATTTAATGATGTGTTTAATTAAGGGTCTATCTAGTATGTGAAGCTACAGATGattaagcagttaagagcactacctgcctGAGGGCCACACGTGACACAAGAAGACAGTATGGCTTTCTTTGTTGGTTTGTAGACATAGTCTATTAATGCCTTTGGCCTTGTTTTCAATTGTTATAACAATACAAAAAGCATTATTGAAATAAATAACTTTGAAATATGAATCATACTAAATTGAgtaagggctggtgagatggctgaacagataaaggtgcttgctactgAAACTGAAGACTGAAATTCTGAATTTGATGCCTAGGAGCAATGTGGTAGAAGTAAAGAATAAACTATGATCTTCCACACACGTTAtggtatgcacatgcacacacacatacacaaagtacgTATATAAAGATAACTGAGTAAATAAGAAACTCTAAAAGACACAGGAAATGAGATAAAATGCTGTCCTTCATTAACGCCCTTAGCCACTTAGAATTTGTGTGTCTTCAAGATTATCAGTAAAGAATAGTGCTGGGAGTTCCTAATTTCAGCCATGGCTCTAATATTACTAATCTTTAAACGTTACCAGTTTAAGTACATAAGCATTATGAGTTAATTATGAAGAAATACGACAGAAGGACACTAGACCATGGCATTATATAAAATATGCCACACTCTTTTGAGACTTTATCATTATTCCTGCTCCTAACTCAGAACTCTAAACGTCCTTATGAAAGTGAGGCTGTATTGGTGGCCCTCTCAGAATGTCTTGAGCTGTGAAACTAAGAGCAGGATCATCCCacatttgaggacagcctgggctaaacaGCACCAAGTCCAGAAACACAACAAACTTACATGACTGATGTAAACACACAGCTTCTTAAAACGAGACTTTCAAAAGCAAgttttctggtttattttctcACAGCATTAGCTACCTAATGAACTTTGGCCCTGTGCTAGAGGGCAGCCACTCACGTCTACTTCAGAAGGCACAGCCAGGTTACAGGGGCTCCGTTTCCACATGTCCACACACTGAAAGTTTAAAGCAGTATAATTACACCAAAAAACGTAAAACAAAGCTAGCCTGTCAGAACAGTGAGCTCCTGAAGAACTACTTACATTTCCTGCTTTAGAGATCTTGAGGTCATAATGCTGAcctgctttcctttccttccgTCTTTGTAAGAAATCAAGTAATCtcagctgaggaggaggaggacaatgaGACAGGTCCTGCTGCCGGTTCAGGGAAGACCTGGAATACCTCTTCAAACACCTACACAAATTagaacacacaaaacaacaactcATAATCTATATGGGAAAGCAGCAGCGTGAATTAATTATAGATTAAATCACAAACACCTATATAACACTCTCACACCAGCAAGCTTTaggcacagcagaaacaaaaagaacaagacaAACGGTCTGAGCGCTGGCCGAGAGGTTGGGAGTGCCTCCCGCGGAGCCAGAGGTCGCCGGTTCGAGTCCcggccatgtgtgtgtgtgtgtgtgtgtgtctgtgtgtgcttgtgacgtCATTCatcggagggaaaaaaaaaagttttgggggctggagagatggctcagcggttaagagcactg
Proteins encoded in this region:
- the Supt20h gene encoding transcription factor SPT20 homolog isoform X1 encodes the protein MQQALEQALDRAEYIVESARQRPPRRKYLSSGRKSIFQKLYDLYVEECEKEPEVKQKLRRNVNLLEKLVMQETLSCLVVNLYPGNEGYSLMLRGKNGSDSETIRLPYEEGELLEYLDAEELPPILVDLLEKSQVNIFHCGCVIAEIRDYRQSSNMKSPGYQSRHILLRPTMQTLVCDVHSITSDNHKWTQEDKLLLESQLILATAEPLCLDPSVAVACTANRLLYNRQKMNTRPMKRCLKRYSRSSLNRQQDLSHCPPPPQLRLLDFLQRRKERKAGQHYDLKISKAGNCVDMWKRSPCNLAVPSEVDVEKYAKVEKSIKSDDSQPTVWPAHDVKDDYVFECEGGTQYQKTKLTILQSLGDPLYYGKIQPWKADEENDSQMSPSHSSADDHSNWFIIGSKTDAERVVNQYQELVQNEAKCPVKMSHSSSGSASLSPGEETEQPETVSVQSSVLGKGVKHRPPPIKLPSSSGNSSSGNYFTAQQASSFLKSPTPPPSSKPSLSRKSSVELSQVSMLSPAALSPASSSQRSGTPKPSTPTPTPSSAPHPPDAQNSTPSTPSATPSPQDSGFTPQPTLFTQFAQQQRALSQAMPVTTIPLSTMVTSITTGSTVSPVMADSAGLNSISVVSSAGGAQALKSASNSVLGCDTGTMTPAGKSLGSGLLPSGCLLTNALPSALPATSQTGIPFGLKNTSSLRPLNLLQLPGGSPIFNTQQQQQLPQFVQQPQQQQQQLPQFVQQPSASSPQQPEEQGSEQVLTAQEQALTAQQAAIINLTGVGGFPQSQAAVLSQLGSAENRPEQSLPQQRLQLSSALQQQQQQQQQQQIQQLRFLQQQMAMAAAAAQTAQLHRHRHAGGQSKSKVKRGMPTTPKF
- the Supt20h gene encoding transcription factor SPT20 homolog isoform X4, whose protein sequence is MQQALEQALDRAEYIVESARQRPPRRKYLSSGRKSIFQKLYDLYVEECEKEPEVKKLRRNVNLLEKLVMQETLSCLVVNLYPGNEGYSLMLRGKNGSDSETIRLPYEEGELLEYLDAEELPPILVDLLEKSQVNIFHCGCVIAEIRDYRQSSNMKSPGYQSRHILLRPTMQTLVCDVHSITSDNHKWTQEDKLLLESQLILATAEPLCLDPSVAVACTANRLLYNRQKMNTRPMKRCLKRYSRSSLNRQQDLSHCPPPPQLRLLDFLQRRKERKAGQHYDLKISKAGNCVDMWKRSPCNLAVPSEVDVEKYAKVEKSIKSDDSQPTVWPAHDVKDDYVFECEGGTQYQKTKLTILQSLGDPLYYGKIQPWKADEENDSQMSPSHSSADDHSNWFIIGSKTDAERVVNQYQELVQNEAKCPVKMSHSSSGSASLSPGEETEPETVSVQSSVLGKGVKHRPPPIKLPSSSGNSSSGNYFTAQQASSFLKSPTPPPSSKPSLSRKSSVELSQVSMLSPAALSPASSSQRSGTPKPSTPTPTPSSAPHPPDAQNSTPSTPSATPSPQDSGFTPQPTLFTQFAQQQRALSQAMPVTTIPLSTMVTSITTGSTVSPVMADSAGLNSISVVSSAGGAQALKSASNSVLGCDTGTMTPAGKSLGSGLLPSGCLLTNALPSALPATSQTGIPFGLKNTSSLRPLNLLQLPGGSPIFNTQQQQQLPQFVQQPQQQQQQLPQFVQQPSASSPQQPEEQGSEQVLTAQEQALTAQQAAIINLTGVGGFPQSQAAVLSQLGSAENRPEQSLPQQRLQLSSALQQQQQQQQQQQIQQLRFLQQQMAMAAAAAQTAQLHRHRHAGGQSKSKVKRGMPTTPKF
- the Supt20h gene encoding transcription factor SPT20 homolog isoform X3 — translated: MQQALEQALDRAEYIVESARQRPPRRKYLSSGRKSIFQKLYDLYVEECEKEPEVKQKLRRNVNLLEKLVMQETLSCLVVNLYPGNEGYSLMLRGKNGSDSETIRLPYEEGELLEYLDAEELPPILVDLLEKSQVNIFHCGCVIAEIRDYRQSSNMKSPGYQSRHILLRPTMQTLVCDVHSITSDNHKWTQEDKLLLESQLILATAEPLCLDPSVAVACTANRLLYNRQKMNTRPMKRCLKRYSRSSLNRQQDLSHCPPPPQLRLLDFLQRRKERKAGQHYDLKISKAGNCVDMWKRSPCNLAVPSEVDVEKYAKVEKSIKSDDSQPTVWPAHDVKDDYVFECEGGTQYQKTKLTILQSLGDPLYYGKIQPWKADEENDSQMSPSHSSADDHSNWFIIGSKTDAERVVNQYQELVQNEAKCPVKMSHSSSGSASLSPGEETEPETVSVQSSVLGKGVKHRPPPIKLPSSSGNSSSGNYFTAQQASSFLKSPTPPPSSKPSLSRKSSVELSQVSMLSPAALSPASSSQRSGTPKPSTPTPTPSSAPHPPDAQNSTPSTPSATPSPQDSGFTPQPTLFTQFAQQQRALSQAMPVTTIPLSTMVTSITTGSTVSPVMADSAGLNSISVVSSAGGAQALKSASNSVLGCDTGTMTPAGKSLGSGLLPSGCLLTNALPSALPATSQTGIPFGLKNTSSLRPLNLLQLPGGSPIFNTQQQQQLPQFVQQPQQQQQQLPQFVQQPSASSPQQPEEQGSEQVLTAQEQALTAQQAAIINLTGVGGFPQSQAAVLSQLGSAENRPEQSLPQQRLQLSSALQQQQQQQQQQQIQQLRFLQQQMAMAAAAAQTAQLHRHRHAGGQSKSKVKRGMPTTPKF
- the Supt20h gene encoding transcription factor SPT20 homolog isoform X6 — its product is MQQALEQALDRAEYIVESARQRPPRRKYLSSGRKSIFQKLYDLYVEECEKEPEVKKLRRNVNLLEKLVMQETLSCLVVNLYPGNEGYSLMLRGKNGSDSETIRLPYEEGELLEYLDAEELPPILVDLLEKSQVNIFHCGCVIAEIRDYRQSSNMKSPGYQSRHILLRPTMQTLVCDVHSITSDNHKWTQEDKLLLESQLILATAEPLCLDPSVAVACTANRLLYNRQKMNTRPMKRCLKRYSRSSLNRQQDLSHCPPPPQLRLLDFLQRRKERKAGQHYDLKISKAGNCVDMWKRSPCNLAVPSEVDVEKYAKVEKSIKSDDSQPTVWPAHDVKDDYVFECEGGTQYQKTKLTILQSLGDPLYYGKIQPWKADEENDSQMSPSHSSADDHSNWFIIGSKTDAERVVNQYQELVQNEAKCPVKMSHSSSGSASLSPGEETEQPETVSVQSSVLGKGVKHRPPPIKLPSSSGNSSSGNYFTAQQASSFLKSPTPPPSSKPSLSRKSSVELSQVSMLSPAALSPASSSQRSGTPKPSTPTPTPSSAPHPPDAQNSTPSTPSATPSPQDSGFTPQPTLFTQFAQQQRALSQAMPVTTIPLSTMVTSITTGSTVSPVMADSAGLNSISVVSSAGGAQALKSASNSVLGCDTGTMTPAGKSLGSGLLPSGCLLTNALPSALPATSQTGIPFGLKNTSSLRPLNLLQQQQQLPQFVQQPQQQQQQLPQFVQQPSASSPQQPEEQGSEQVLTAQEQALTAQQAAIINLTGVGGFPQSQAAVLSQLGSAENRPEQSLPQQRLQLSSALQQQQQQQQQQQIQQLRFLQQQMAMAAAAAQTAQLHRHRHAGGQSKSKVKRGMPTTPKF